The Xenopus tropicalis strain Nigerian chromosome 2, UCB_Xtro_10.0, whole genome shotgun sequence genome window below encodes:
- the LOC100145027 gene encoding fatty acid-binding protein, liver: MSFAGTWQVYSQENYENFLKQVGLPDEIIKVAKDINPIIEIQQNGDNFVVTSKTPKQSQSNSFTIGKESEITTVGGKKAKVIVNLEGGKLICKSDTFSHIQEIQGDEMVETITIGPTTLKRKSKRV; encoded by the exons ATGTCTTTTGCTGGAACCTGGCAGGTATATTCACAAGAGAACTATGAAAACTTCTTAAAACAAGTGG GTTTACCAGATGAGATCATTAAAGTTGCCAAAGACATCAACCCAATTATTGAAATTCAGCAAAATGGGGACAATTTCGTTGTTACATCAAAGACACCAAAACAGTCTCAAAGCAATTCTTTTACTATCGGAAAGGAGTCGGAAATCACCACAGTGGGTGGAAAGAAGGCAAAG GTTATTGTAAATTTGGAGGGCGGAAAACTCATCTGCAAGAGTGACACATTTTCCCACATTCAAGAAATTCAAGGCGATGAAATGGTTGAG ACAATCACAATTGGACCAACAACCctaaaaagaaaaagcaagagGGTTTAA